From Acidovorax sp. 1608163:
ACGCTACCCACCGCTGGAATCGACTGCCCGCTGATGGGGCGCAGACCCCGGCGCTGACTTGATTGCCCGCGCGGGCCCGGCCTGAACGGGCCCCGCCTTTTGCCCAGTGCCCGCGCGCCGCGCTGCCGCTTGCAGCCCCTGCGTTGGCCAGACTTGCTGCCGTTTTGATGGCAGCCTTTATTGCAGGATTGACATGTCCGTGAACCCCTCTGCCACTGCGGCCACCCCCTCCACCCTTTGCCGCATTGCGGTGGCCGGCGCCTCGGGCCGCATGGGCCGCATGCTGATCGAAGCCATCCGTGCCAGCGACGACTGCGTGCTGGCCGGAGCGCTCGACCAGGCCTCCAGCCCCGCCGTGGGCTCGGATGCCTGCGCCTTTTTGGGCTATGCCAGCGGCGTGGCCATCACGGCCGACCTGAAGGCAGGCCTGCAAAACGCCGACGTGCTCATCGACTTCACCCGCCCCGAAGGCACCCTGGCCCACCTGGCGGTGTGCGCAGAACTGGGCGTGAAGGCCGTCATCGGCACCACCGGCTTCACCGATGCGCAAAAGGCCGAACTCGACACCTGCGCACAGCGCACGGCCATCATGTTCTCGCCCAACATGAGCGTGGGCGTGAACGTCACGCTCAAGCTGCTGCAAATGGCCGCCAAGGCCATGGCCACGGGGTACGACATCGAAATCATCGAAGCCCACCACCGCCACAAGGTCGATGCGCCCTCGGGCACCGCGCTCAAGATGGGTGAGGTGATTGCCGAGGCTTTGGGCCGCGACCTCAAGGACTGCGCCGTGTACGCCCGCGAAGGTGTGACGGGCGAGCGCGACCCGTCGAGCATCGGCTTTGCCGCCATTCGCGGTGGTGACATCGTGGGCGACCACACCGTGCTGTTTGCGGGCATTGGCGAGCGCATCGAGGTCACGCACAAGTCCTCCAGCCGCGCCACCTATGCGCAGGGCGCCCTGCGTGCCGTGCGCTTCCTGGCGGCCCACAAGACTGGCATGTTCGACATGTTCGACGTGCTGAACCTCAAGAACTGACGCAGGCCCCCGCGATGGACGCCCTTCACTGGTGGCGCCAGGGTGATGCCGTGACCCAGGGCGCCGCCGTGCTGCTGCTGGCCATGTCGGTGGCCAGCTGGGTGGTCATGCTCTGGAAGGCGCGCCTGGTGCTGCGCGCAGGCAGCGATGTGGCCCGCTGCACCGCTGCCGTGTGGCAGTCGCCCTCGCTTGACGTGGCCGCACAACGGCTGGCTGCGCTGGACCCGCAGGCGCTGGTGCTCCCCTGGTGGTGGCCGCGCAGGGCGTGGCCCAGTCTCCTGCGGTTTCAAGCTCTGCAGCCACCCTGGCTTCGGCAGGCCCCCTGTCGCAACAACTCACGCGCGTGCTGCGCGATGCACTGCACGGCGTGCTGGGCCGCCTGCAATACGGGCAGGTGCTGCTGGCCACCGTGGGCGCCACGGCCCCGTTCGTGGGCCTGCTGGGCACGGTGTGGGGCATCTACCATGCGCTCACGGCGCTGGGTGGGGGCGGCCCCGTCACCATCGACCGCATCTCCGGCCCTGTGGGCGAGGCCCTGGTCATGACCGCCGCCGGGCTGGCCGTGGCCATTCCGGCTGTGCTGGCTTACAACGTGTTTGGCCGTTTGATTGGCCGCATCGAGGCCGATCTGGAAGGCTTTGCGCTGGATTTGCGTGAGCTGCTGGCAAGCCCGGGCATCTCCTCTCCCCAGGCCGGGCCTTCGTCCTCTGACGGCGCACAGCCATGAGCTTCGGTCGGCTCGAACGCACCACGGGCGCCCAGCCCATGAGCGACATCAACATGACCCCGCTGGTGGATGTGATGCTGGTGCTGGTGGTGATCTTCATCCTGACTGCGCCGCTGCTGGCCAGCTCGATCCGGCTCGATCTGCCCAAGGCCGAGGGCACCGGCCCTGCCGTGGCCCCCGAGTTTGTGACCGTGGTGGTGGACGCCGCAGGCCAGGCGTATCTGGACGACCAACCCGTGTCGCAAGCAGCCCTGGCCGTGCGCCTGCAGCGCATTGGCGCGGCCCAGCCCGACACCGAAGTGCAGCTGCGCGCCGATGCCACCGTACCCTATGGCCGCGTGGTCGAAGTCATGGGCGCAGCCCACCAGGCCGGGCTGCAGCGCATTGGCTTTGTGGCCGATCCTGCCAAGGCCGGTGCGCCTTAGTGTTCTTGGTTGCTATTTAATTTGTAGCTGCTTGCGCTTATCAGTCAAGCGCTGCGGCCCAATAAGGCTTCGGGTAGGGCTTTGATCTGCCAGCAGCGAGACCGCTTGGGCATCCAGGTGCAGGAGCGGCTTGGCCCTGACACTGCTCGCTCGCCGTGCCGTTTGCCCCGTGTCGGTCCGCTTCACCGCCTAAAATCCACCGATTGCAGCCCAGAGTGGGCTTGCTCCGTTCTCTCACCTTCAAGCTCCCATGCAAGACAAATACTCCCACCAAGAGGTTGAACGCGCCGCGCACAGCCACTGGACTGCCCGCGACGCCTACCGCGTGACGGAAGACACCAGCAAGAAGAAGTTCTACGCCTGCTCCATGCTGCCCTACCCCAGCGGCAAGCTGCACATGGGCCACGTGCGCAACTACACCATCAACGACATGCTCACGCGCTACCTGCGCATGAACGGCCACAACGTCTTGATGCCCATGGGCTGGGACGCCTTCGGCCTGCCCGCCGAAAACGCTGCGCTGAAGAACGGTGTGCCCCCGGCCAAGTGGACGTACGAAAACATCGCGTACATGAAAAAGCAGATGCAGGCCATGGGCCTGGCCATTGACTGGAGCCGCGAGGTGGCCACCTGCGACCCCGAGTACTACAAGTGGAACCAGTGGTTGTTCCTGAAAATGCTCGAAAAGGGCATTGCCTACCGCAAGACCCAGGTCGTGAACTGGGACCCGGTGGACCAGACCGTGCTGGCCAACGAGCAGGTGATTGACGGCAAAGGCTGGCGCACCGGCGCCACGGTCGAGAAGCGTGAGATCCCTGGCTACTACCTCAAGATCACCGACTACGCCGAAGAGCTGCTCGATTTTGTGACCGGCGACAAGCTGCCCGGCTGGCCCGAGCGTGTGAAGCTGATGCAGGAAAACTGGATCGGCAAGAGCGAAGGCGTGCGCTTCGCCTTCCCGCACGACATCCGGGGTGATGACGGCGCGCTGATCGGCGAAGGCAAGATGTACGTGTTCACCACGCGTGCCGACACCATCATGGGCGTGACCTTCTGCGCCGTGGCGCCTGAGCACCCGCTGGCCGCCCATGCCGCCAAGACCAATCCTACGCTCAAGGCCTTCATCGAAGAATGCAAGAGCGGCGGCACCACCGAAGCCGAGCTGGCCACGCAAGAGAAGAAGGGCGTGCCCACGGGCCTGTTCGTCACGCACCCGCTGACCGACGAAAAAGTCGAGGTCTGGGTCGGCAACTACGTGCTGATGGGCTATGGCGACGGCGCCGTGATGGGCGTGCCTGCCCATGATGAGCGCGACTTCGCATTCGCCCTGAAGTACGGCATCGAGATCAAGCAGGTCGTGCTGGTCGATGGCGAGCACTTTGACTACCACCAGTGGAACGACTGGTATGGCGACAAGCAACGCGGCGTGACCATCAACTCCGACAGCTTCAGCGGCCTGTCGTACAAGGAAGCCGTGAACGCCGTGGCCCATGCGCTGGAGCAAAAGGGCCTGGGCGAGAAGAAGACCACCTGGCGCCTGCGCGACTGGGGCGTGAGCCGCCAGCGCTACTGGGGCACGCCGATCCCGATCATCCACTGCGACGAGCACGGTGCCGTGCCCGTGCCCGAAAAAGACCTGCCCGTGGTGCTGCCGCAAGACTGCATCCCCGACGGCTCGGGCAACCCGCTGCACAAGCACGAAGGCTTCCACGCGGGCGTGACCTGCCCCGTGTGTGGCAAGGCTGCGCGCCGCGAGACGGACACCATGGACACGTTCGTGGACAGCTCGTGGTACTTCATGCGGTATTGCGACCCCAAGAATGCGGACGCCATGGTGGCCGGTGGTGCCGACTACTGGATGCCGATGGACCAGTACATCGGCGGCATTGAACACGCCATCCTGCACTTGCTGTACGCGCGCTTCTGGACCAAGGTCATGCGTGACCTGGGGCTGGTGAAAGTGGACGAGCCCTTCACCAAGCTGCTTACGCAGGGCATGGTGCTCAACCACATCTACAGCCGCCGCACCGCCAAGGGCGGCAAGGACTACTTCTGGCCGCACGACGTGGAGCATGTGCTCGATGAAGGCGGCAAGATCATCGGTGCCAAGCTCAAGAACGAAGCCACCAGCGGCGACGGCATGTTGCCCGTGGGCACGCCCATCGAGTACGAGGGTGTGGGCACCATGTCCAAGTCCAAGAACAACGGTGTGGACCCGCAGGACCTGATCGAGAAGTACGGCGCCGACACGGCCCGCCTGTACACCATGTTCACCGCCCCGCCTGAAGCCACCCTGGAGTGGAACGACGCCGCCGTGGAAGGCAGCTACCGCTTCCTGCGCCGGGTGTGGAATTTCGGCGTCAAGCTCGCCGCCATTGACCGCGATGCCGCCATCGCCAGCGTGGCCGGTGCCAGCAGCCTGCAAGACGTGCAGTTTGGCAAGGAAGCCAAGGCCCTGCGCCTGGAGATCCACAACGTGCTCAAGCAGGTGGACTACGACTACCAGCGCATGCAGTACAACACCGTGGTCTCCGGCGCGATGAAGATGATCAACGCGCTCGAAGACTTCAAGGCCACCGATTCGGCCGGCGCCCAGGTGGCGCTGATCGAAGGCTTTGGCATCCTGCTGCGCAGCCTGTACCCCGCCACCCCGCACATCGCCCACAGCCTGTGGGAAAGCCTGGGCTACGCGGGTGCCCTGGGTGACCTGCTGGACGCCGCCTGGCCCCAGGTGGATGCCAATGCGCTGGTGCAGGACGAGATCGAACTCATGCTGCAGGTCAACGGCAAGCTGCGTGGCTCGATCCTAGTGCCCGCGCAAGCCGACAAGGCCGAGATCGAGCGCGTGGCCCTGGCGAGCGAGGCTTTTATCGCCCAGGCTGCCGGTGCCGCGCCCAAGCGCGTCATCGTGGTGCCAGGTCGCCTGGTGAACGTGGTCGTGTGAGGTGAAGCAGCCCGCGCTCTCCA
This genomic window contains:
- the dapB gene encoding 4-hydroxy-tetrahydrodipicolinate reductase, with the translated sequence MSVNPSATAATPSTLCRIAVAGASGRMGRMLIEAIRASDDCVLAGALDQASSPAVGSDACAFLGYASGVAITADLKAGLQNADVLIDFTRPEGTLAHLAVCAELGVKAVIGTTGFTDAQKAELDTCAQRTAIMFSPNMSVGVNVTLKLLQMAAKAMATGYDIEIIEAHHRHKVDAPSGTALKMGEVIAEALGRDLKDCAVYAREGVTGERDPSSIGFAAIRGGDIVGDHTVLFAGIGERIEVTHKSSSRATYAQGALRAVRFLAAHKTGMFDMFDVLNLKN
- a CDS encoding biopolymer transporter ExbD codes for the protein MSFGRLERTTGAQPMSDINMTPLVDVMLVLVVIFILTAPLLASSIRLDLPKAEGTGPAVAPEFVTVVVDAAGQAYLDDQPVSQAALAVRLQRIGAAQPDTEVQLRADATVPYGRVVEVMGAAHQAGLQRIGFVADPAKAGAP
- the leuS gene encoding leucine--tRNA ligase, whose translation is MQDKYSHQEVERAAHSHWTARDAYRVTEDTSKKKFYACSMLPYPSGKLHMGHVRNYTINDMLTRYLRMNGHNVLMPMGWDAFGLPAENAALKNGVPPAKWTYENIAYMKKQMQAMGLAIDWSREVATCDPEYYKWNQWLFLKMLEKGIAYRKTQVVNWDPVDQTVLANEQVIDGKGWRTGATVEKREIPGYYLKITDYAEELLDFVTGDKLPGWPERVKLMQENWIGKSEGVRFAFPHDIRGDDGALIGEGKMYVFTTRADTIMGVTFCAVAPEHPLAAHAAKTNPTLKAFIEECKSGGTTEAELATQEKKGVPTGLFVTHPLTDEKVEVWVGNYVLMGYGDGAVMGVPAHDERDFAFALKYGIEIKQVVLVDGEHFDYHQWNDWYGDKQRGVTINSDSFSGLSYKEAVNAVAHALEQKGLGEKKTTWRLRDWGVSRQRYWGTPIPIIHCDEHGAVPVPEKDLPVVLPQDCIPDGSGNPLHKHEGFHAGVTCPVCGKAARRETDTMDTFVDSSWYFMRYCDPKNADAMVAGGADYWMPMDQYIGGIEHAILHLLYARFWTKVMRDLGLVKVDEPFTKLLTQGMVLNHIYSRRTAKGGKDYFWPHDVEHVLDEGGKIIGAKLKNEATSGDGMLPVGTPIEYEGVGTMSKSKNNGVDPQDLIEKYGADTARLYTMFTAPPEATLEWNDAAVEGSYRFLRRVWNFGVKLAAIDRDAAIASVAGASSLQDVQFGKEAKALRLEIHNVLKQVDYDYQRMQYNTVVSGAMKMINALEDFKATDSAGAQVALIEGFGILLRSLYPATPHIAHSLWESLGYAGALGDLLDAAWPQVDANALVQDEIELMLQVNGKLRGSILVPAQADKAEIERVALASEAFIAQAAGAAPKRVIVVPGRLVNVVV